The Pseudoxanthomonas sp. Root65 sequence GCTCCAATATCGGCTCGGTGCGCTACGCCCTGCAGCGTCTGGGTGTGGACGCGGAACTGACCGGCGACGCGGCGACGATCCGCGCGGCGGACCGGGTGATTCTGCCCGGCGTCGGTGCGGCCGCCGTCTGCATGGCGCGGCTGCAGGAACTGGACTTGGTCGACGTGCTGCGCACGCTGGACAGGCCGTTGCTGGGCGTCTGCGTCGGCGTGCAACTGCTGTTCGCCCATTCCGAGGAAGACGACACCGCCTGCCTGGGCCTGCTGCCGGGCCGCGTGCGCAAGCTGCCGGCCGCGCCCGGCATCCGCGTGCCGCACATGGGCTGGAACACCCTGCAGCGCACCCGCGACGCCTCGTTGCTGGACGGCATCGCCGACGGCGACCATGCCTACTTCGTCCACAGCTACGCGGCGCCGGTCGACGACGACTGCCTGTGCAGCAGCGAACACGGCCAGCGTTTCGCCGCCGTGGTGCAGCGGGGCAACGTGGCCGGCGCCCAGTTCCACCCCGAGCGCTCGGGCGCCGTCGGCGCGCGGCTGCTGAAGAACTTCATCGAGTACGGATTGCAATGACCGGTTTCACCGTTTACCCCGCCATCGACGTGCGCGATGGCCGTGTCGTGCGCCTGGCGCAGGGCGACTATGCGCGCGAGACGCGCTATGAAGGCGCGCCGCTGGACGTGGCCGTGCGCTATGTCGAGCAGGGTGCCGAGTGGCTGCACCTGGTCGACCTGGACGCGGCCCGTGCCGGCGGCTACACGCTGGCCCCGCTGCTGGCCGACATCGCCCGCGGGACCGCGCTGAAGGTGCAGACCGGGGGCGGCGTGCGCCAGCGCGACGACGTGGCCCGCATCCTCGATGCCGGTGCGCAGCGCGTGGTGGTCGGTTCGCTGGCCGTGCGCGAACCGGAGACCGTGCTGTCCTGGCTGGCCGAGTTCGGCAGCGAGCGCATCACCGTGGCACTCGACACCCGCTGCGACCACGACGGCATCTGGCGCCTGCCGGTGCATGGCTGGACCGAGACCGCATCGGAAACCCTGGACGAACTCGCCGCGCGCTACGCCGCGGCCGGGCTTCGCCACCTGTTGTGCACCGACATCGCCCGCGACGGCATGCTGACCGGCCCCAACCTGGCGCTGTACGCCTACCTGCACGACACCGTGCCGTCGCTGGCCGTGCAGGCCTCCGGCGGTGTCAGCGCGGTCGCCGATGTCGAGGGCGCGCGCGAGGCGGGTTGCGCCGGCATCGTGCTGGGACGCGCGCTGCTGGAAGGCCGCTTCGCCCTGCCGGAGGCGCTGGCATGTTGAGCCGGCGCATCATTCCGTGCCTGGACGTGCGCGAAGGGCGGGTGGTCAAGGGCGTGAAGTTCCGCGACCACGTGGACATGGGCGATATCGCCGAGCTGGCGCTGCGCTACCGCGACGAGGGTGCGGACGAACTGGTGTTCTACGACATCGGCGCCAGTCCCGAAGGACGTTCGGTGGACTATGCGTGGATCGAACGCGTCTCGCGCCTGCTCGACATCCCGTTCTGCGTGGCCGGCGGCATCCGCGACGTGGAGACGGCGCGCCGCGTGCTGTACAGCGGTGCCGACAAGGTGTCGGTCAACACACCGGCGCTGGAGCGTCCGGCGCTGATCGGCGAGCTGGCCGAGGCCTTCGGCGTGCAATGCGTGGTGGTCGGCGTCGACTCGATCCTCGAAGCGGACGGCGAGTGGCGCGTGCGCCGCTACACCGGCGACCCGTCGAAGATGCAGGGCGCCGGCCTGCGCACGCTCGACTGGGTGGTGCAGGCACAGCAGCTGGGCGCCGGCGAGATCGTGCTCAATTGCATGGACCAGGATGGCGTGCGGCGCGGCTACGATCTGGTGCAGCTGCGGGCCGTGCGCGCGGTGTGCGGCGTGCCGCTGATCGCGTCCGGTGGTGCGGGCGAGGTCGAACATTTCGCCGAGGTATTCACCCAGGCGGATGTGGATGGCGCGCTGGCGGCCAGCGTCTTCCACAGCGGACAGATCCGGATTCCGGCATTGAAGCAGGCCTTGGCAGGGCAGGGCATCGAGGTGCGACGTGGCGAATGACAGACAACAAGCGGCGTTCGATCCAGCGCGCCTGGACTGGGCCAAGGGCGATGGTCTGTTGCCGGTGATCGTGCAGGACGCGACCACCCTGCGCGTGCTGATGCTGGGCTACATGAACCGCGAAGCGCTCGACGTCACGCTGGCGGGCGGCCGCGTGACCTTCTTCAGCCGCAGCAAGCAGCGCTTGTGGACCAAGGGCGAAAGCTCCGGCCACGTGCTGGACCTGGTATCGGTCGATGTGGACTGCGACGACGACACGCTGCTGGTGCTCGCCCATCCGCAGGGCCCTACCTGCCACCTGCAGCGGGCCAGCTGTTTCCCGGCGGCACCGTCGGCGTTCCTGTCCGAACTCGACGCCCTGATCGCACGGCGCGAGCGCGAACGCCCGGCGGACAGCTACACCACGCGGCTCTTCGAGGGTGGCGTGCGGCGGATAGCGCAGAAGGTGGGCGAGGAGGGCGTTGAGACCGCGCTGGCAGGCGTAGCGCAGGACGACTCCGCCCTGCTCGGCGAAAGCGCCGACCTGCTGTACCACCTGACCGTGCTGCTGCGCGCACGCGGCCTGTCGCTGGCCGATGCTGTCGAGGTGCTGCGCGCGCGGCATGCGGCCACGTAAGCATGTCGGCAAGCCTTGCTGTGGCTTGGCGGTTGTGGGAGCGACGTGAGTCGCGAGCTCTTCCTTCAGGCATCCCGCGTCGCCGCCAGTCCTGCGAGATGATGTTCGCGACTGACATCGCTCCCACAGTGGAGATCGGCGTGATTCCCGTTGCGACTGACGTCGTTCCCACAACGGCCCCGCCATGATCGCTGCGGCTGCGCGATAATCCGCCGGTCTTTCCGGCTGGAGCCGCCATGCGCGCCCCGTTGATTGCTGTTCTGCTGGCGCTGTTGGCCGTTCCCGCCCACGCGCTGCCGCCACCGTGCAGCAGCGGCCAGGTCTTCGAGGACCGCAACGGCAACGGCGTGCGCGATGCCGGCGAGCCCGGCATCCCCGGCGTGAAGGTCTCCGACGGCGTGCGGCTGTCCACGACCGACGCGAACGGCGGGTACGACGTGCCGTATGAAGACGGCCGTACGCTGTTCGTCATCAAACCTGCCGGCTACGACCTGTCGGTGCGGTCGGACGGCATGCCGGACTTCTGGCACAACCGGCAGTACCACGCCGGTCCTGCATTGAAGTTCGGCGGCATTCCGCAACGCCAGCCCGGCTGCAGGGATTTCGCCTTGCGCCCGCGCGTGGCGGCGGGCGATGGTGCATTCGAGGCGCTGCTGCTTGCCGACAGCCAGACGAGTTCCTTGCAGGACGTGGACTACTACTGGCGCGACATCGTGCAGCCGCTGGTCGGCCGGCATGGTGCGTCGCTGGGCCTGACGCTGGGCGACATCGTCAACGACGACCTGTCGCTGTACCCGGCGATGCTGCGCACCACGATGCGCCTGCAGGTACCGTGGCTGTTCATCCCGGGCAACCACGACCTCGATTTCGACGCCGCCGGCGACGAGGATTCGCTGCGTACCTTCCGCCACCATCTCGGCCCGGACACGTTCGCCTGGGAGGAGGAGGCGCTGACCTTCATCGGGCTGGACGACATCATCTACCAGCCTGGCAGGTCGCCCTCGTATGTCGGCGGACTGCGCGAGGATCAGTTCGCTTTCCTGCAGGCCTATCTGCCTGCCGTCCGCAAGGACCGGCTGCTGGTGATCGGCGTGCATATCCCGTTCTTTGAGGAAGGCGCGCGCGGGTTCCGTGCGGCGGACCGCGAGCGCCTGTTCGCGCTGCTGGCGGATTTCCCGCACGTCCTGCTGCTGAGCGGCCATACCCACACGCAGCGGCACTGGTACCACGATGCCGCCACCGGCTGGCATGGCATGCGGCCGTTGCACGAATACAACGTCGGCGCTGCCTGCGGCGCGTACTGGTCCGGCATCAAGGACGCGCAGGGCATCCCGGTTTCCACCATGGCCGACGGCACGCCCAATGGATACGCACGGCTGCGCGTGAAGGCGGGTGGCGACTACGCCTTGTCGTGGCATCCGGCCCGCGCGCCCGACGACAGCGGCATCGGTCTGCATGCACCGAAGGTCCTGCGCAAGGGCGCCTATCCAGCATGGGGCGTCTACGCCAACGTCTACATGGGGGACGCGGACACGCGCGTCGAGTACCGCATCGACGGGGGCGAGTGGAAGCCGATGAAGCGCGTCGAACAGGCCGATCCGTCGCTGCTGGTCGAGAACATGCGCGACGACCTGGCCGATGCGCTGCGTGGTTACGATCGCTCGCCGGAAGCCGAGGTATCGCAGCATCTGTGGCGTGGCGCACTGCCCACCGACCTGGCCGAAGGCGAACATCGCATCGAAGTACGCGCCTTCGACCGCTGGCGTGGCGAGACGACCGCACACACCATGTATCGCTTGCAGAACGCGGAGCCCTGAGCATGGCCACGCCCGAACTCCCGGTCGAACATTTCGCGGACGCCGCCACATGGGAGCGTTGGCTGGAACGGCATCCCGAGTCCGCCGGGGTGTGGCTGAAGATCGCCAAGAAGGACGCCGGGATCCCCTCGGTGACCTACGCCGAGGCGCTGGACGTCGCGCTGTGCCATGGCTGGATCGACGGTCAGAAGAAGGGGCTCGACGCGCAGTTCTTCCTGCAGCGCTTCACGCCACGGCGTTCGCGCAGCACCTGGTCGAAGATCAACGTGGCGAAGATCGAGGCGCTGACCGCCGCCGGTCGCATGCGGCCGGCCGGACTGCGCGAGGTGAACGCGGCGAAGGCAGACGGACGCTGGGAGGCCGCTTACGACGGATCGAGTTCGATGGCCGTGCCACCAGAACTGGAGAAGGCGCTGGCGCTGACGAAGAATCGCAAAGCCAGGGCCTTCTTCGACAGCTTGGACAGGACCAACCGCTATGCCGTGTGCTGGCGCGTGCAGACGGCGGTGAAGCCGGAAACGAAGCGGGCGAGGGTGGAGAAGCTGGTGGCCATGCTCGCGCGGGGCGAGAAGATCCACGGCTGACCGGCCACTCGGGAACGGCGTCGACTTTCACCGGATGAGGGTAGAGAGATCCATTCGCCCTCAGGCCCGTCATTCCAGCGAACGCTGGAATCCATCGCCCGTGCGTGCCGCGATGCTGGATGCAAAGAGCAAGATGGGTCCCAGCATTCGCTGGGACGACGAGGTGGGAACCGTCATCCCGGCGCAGGCCGGGATCCAGTGCTGTTCGATCTCCATGCATGACAGCAACGCAAGCCGCTGGGTCCCGGCTTTCGCCGGGATGACGGTAGAGAGATCGGTTCGCCTCAGGTCCGTCATTCCAGCGAACGCTGGAATCCATTGCCCGTGCGAACCGCGATGCTGGATGCAAGAGCGAAATGGGTCCCAGCTTTCGCTGGGACGACGGTGTGGGAACCGTCATTCCGGCGCAGGCCGGGACCCAGTGCCTTTCGCTCTCCGTGCATGGCAGCAACGCAATCCCCTGGTTCCCGGCTTTCGCCGGGATGACGGTAGATAGATCGGTTCGCCTCAGGTCCGTCATTCCAGCGAACGCTGGAATCCATTGCCCGTGCGAACCGGGATGCTGGAAGCAAGAGCAAGATGGGTCCCAGCGTTCGCTGGGACGACGATGTGGGGGCCGTCATCCCGGCGCAGGCCGGGAACCACTGCTTTTCGCTCTCCGCGCATGGCAGCAACGCAAGCCGCTGGGTCCCGGCTTTCGCCGGGATGACGGAGCTTCTTCGCCCCCAGTCCCGTCATTCCAGCGAACGCTGGAATCCATTGCCCCTACGAGCCGCAATGCTGGATGAAAAGAGCAAGGTGGGTCCCAGCGTTCGCTGGGACGACGATGTGGGGGCGTCATCCCGGCGCAGGCCGGGACCCACTGCCTTTCGCTCTCCGTGCATGGCAGCAACGCAAGCCGCTGGTTCCCGGCTTTCGCCGGGATGACGGAACTCATTCGGCGGTTTGGCCGGTCCCCGCTCGTTTCGGCGTGAAATACCCTGATGTCGCCAGGGGGGCGGCAACAGGGGGTTTCATGTCCAAGTGTTTCGATGCCGGCTTGCCCGTGGGCAAGCTGGACCGTGCTCCGTTCATCTTCAAGCACCACCTGCTGGACCACCCGGCCCTGACGATGGAAGGGCTGGCGGCGTCGCTGCCGCAGCTGCGTCCCGAGAACATCGCCTATTCCAGGGGTCTCTCCGACCTGTCGATCAACTTCGACCGCGCGCACCTGGAGCACGGCAATGGCCTGAGCCTGCGCGAGACCATCGAGACGATCCGCACCTCCAACTCCTACATCGCGGTGCGCGATCCCGTCGACCACCCGGCGTTCCGCGACCTGTACGAGTCGCTGCGTGCCGAGATGACCGAACTGCAGCGCGAGAGCGGCAATTCGCGGGCGATCCATGAGCCGCGCATGTGGCTGTTCATCGCCTCGCCCAATGCGATGACGCCGTTCCACTTCGACCGGTACTCGAACGTGCTGATGCAGATCCGCGGCAGCAAGGAAGTGGC is a genomic window containing:
- the hisH gene encoding imidazole glycerol phosphate synthase subunit HisH, translating into MTKVVLVDAGGSNIGSVRYALQRLGVDAELTGDAATIRAADRVILPGVGAAAVCMARLQELDLVDVLRTLDRPLLGVCVGVQLLFAHSEEDDTACLGLLPGRVRKLPAAPGIRVPHMGWNTLQRTRDASLLDGIADGDHAYFVHSYAAPVDDDCLCSSEHGQRFAAVVQRGNVAGAQFHPERSGAVGARLLKNFIEYGLQ
- a CDS encoding calcineurin-like phosphoesterase C-terminal domain-containing protein, with the translated sequence MRAPLIAVLLALLAVPAHALPPPCSSGQVFEDRNGNGVRDAGEPGIPGVKVSDGVRLSTTDANGGYDVPYEDGRTLFVIKPAGYDLSVRSDGMPDFWHNRQYHAGPALKFGGIPQRQPGCRDFALRPRVAAGDGAFEALLLADSQTSSLQDVDYYWRDIVQPLVGRHGASLGLTLGDIVNDDLSLYPAMLRTTMRLQVPWLFIPGNHDLDFDAAGDEDSLRTFRHHLGPDTFAWEEEALTFIGLDDIIYQPGRSPSYVGGLREDQFAFLQAYLPAVRKDRLLVIGVHIPFFEEGARGFRAADRERLFALLADFPHVLLLSGHTHTQRHWYHDAATGWHGMRPLHEYNVGAACGAYWSGIKDAQGIPVSTMADGTPNGYARLRVKAGGDYALSWHPARAPDDSGIGLHAPKVLRKGAYPAWGVYANVYMGDADTRVEYRIDGGEWKPMKRVEQADPSLLVENMRDDLADALRGYDRSPEAEVSQHLWRGALPTDLAEGEHRIEVRAFDRWRGETTAHTMYRLQNAEP
- the hisF gene encoding imidazole glycerol phosphate synthase subunit HisF; translated protein: MLSRRIIPCLDVREGRVVKGVKFRDHVDMGDIAELALRYRDEGADELVFYDIGASPEGRSVDYAWIERVSRLLDIPFCVAGGIRDVETARRVLYSGADKVSVNTPALERPALIGELAEAFGVQCVVVGVDSILEADGEWRVRRYTGDPSKMQGAGLRTLDWVVQAQQLGAGEIVLNCMDQDGVRRGYDLVQLRAVRAVCGVPLIASGGAGEVEHFAEVFTQADVDGALAASVFHSGQIRIPALKQALAGQGIEVRRGE
- a CDS encoding YdeI/OmpD-associated family protein, coding for MATPELPVEHFADAATWERWLERHPESAGVWLKIAKKDAGIPSVTYAEALDVALCHGWIDGQKKGLDAQFFLQRFTPRRSRSTWSKINVAKIEALTAAGRMRPAGLREVNAAKADGRWEAAYDGSSSMAVPPELEKALALTKNRKARAFFDSLDRTNRYAVCWRVQTAVKPETKRARVEKLVAMLARGEKIHG
- the hisA gene encoding 1-(5-phosphoribosyl)-5-[(5-phosphoribosylamino)methylideneamino]imidazole-4-carboxamide isomerase, with protein sequence MTGFTVYPAIDVRDGRVVRLAQGDYARETRYEGAPLDVAVRYVEQGAEWLHLVDLDAARAGGYTLAPLLADIARGTALKVQTGGGVRQRDDVARILDAGAQRVVVGSLAVREPETVLSWLAEFGSERITVALDTRCDHDGIWRLPVHGWTETASETLDELAARYAAAGLRHLLCTDIARDGMLTGPNLALYAYLHDTVPSLAVQASGGVSAVADVEGAREAGCAGIVLGRALLEGRFALPEALAC
- the hisIE gene encoding bifunctional phosphoribosyl-AMP cyclohydrolase/phosphoribosyl-ATP diphosphatase HisIE, translating into MANDRQQAAFDPARLDWAKGDGLLPVIVQDATTLRVLMLGYMNREALDVTLAGGRVTFFSRSKQRLWTKGESSGHVLDLVSVDVDCDDDTLLVLAHPQGPTCHLQRASCFPAAPSAFLSELDALIARRERERPADSYTTRLFEGGVRRIAQKVGEEGVETALAGVAQDDSALLGESADLLYHLTVLLRARGLSLADAVEVLRARHAAT
- a CDS encoding cupin-like domain-containing protein — translated: MSKCFDAGLPVGKLDRAPFIFKHHLLDHPALTMEGLAASLPQLRPENIAYSRGLSDLSINFDRAHLEHGNGLSLRETIETIRTSNSYIAVRDPVDHPAFRDLYESLRAEMTELQRESGNSRAIHEPRMWLFIASPNAMTPFHFDRYSNVLMQIRGSKEVAVFPNFRPDIVPVDICEAYMDREEVQAPWHEDLDAHAIKFDFRPGDALHIPYTAGHYVKNGAEDVSISLSFFFQTDETQRWTQAMQFNHRIRKRVRHLGMAPSPVGHNRYLDGAKARALPLLSMMRKLAG